One genomic window of Gemmatimonadales bacterium includes the following:
- a CDS encoding metalloregulator ArsR/SmtB family transcription factor, whose product MVQYLTTRLDTAFAALSDATRRGVLEQLGRADASITDLAEKFHMTLTGMKKHVGVLEQAGLVTTKKIGRVRSCQLGPRRLEEETAWLERYRQRWDERFDELDKVVEELTRKEKSDERKKRK is encoded by the coding sequence ATGGTTCAGTATCTGACGACCCGACTTGATACTGCGTTCGCCGCGCTCTCGGACGCCACGCGGCGTGGCGTTCTGGAGCAGCTCGGCCGAGCCGACGCTTCGATCACGGACCTTGCCGAGAAGTTCCACATGACGCTCACGGGCATGAAGAAGCACGTCGGCGTTCTGGAGCAGGCGGGGCTCGTCACCACGAAGAAGATCGGACGCGTGCGGTCGTGCCAGCTGGGCCCGCGCCGATTGGAGGAAGAGACGGCCTGGCTCGAGAGGTATCGCCAGCGCTGGGACGAACGCTTCGACGAGTTGGACAAGGTTGTCGAGGAACTCACACGAAAGGAGAAGAGCGATGAACGCAAGAAACGAAAGTGA
- a CDS encoding SRPBCC domain-containing protein, protein MKNRTTVERKSDREVVVTRTINGPARIVFEAFTKAELLKRWWVPKSMKMTLLSCEVDARVGGKYRLVFDHGGPEPAAFFGTYVEVKPYSRLAWTNEEGEAGPVTTVTFEEKGGKTLVVLHENYPSKEALDAAGTGAADAMGETFDQLDELLVALGESSGQ, encoded by the coding sequence GTGAAGAACCGCACCACGGTGGAACGGAAGTCGGACCGCGAGGTGGTTGTCACACGGACCATCAACGGCCCGGCGCGCATCGTGTTCGAGGCATTTACCAAGGCCGAGCTGCTCAAGCGTTGGTGGGTGCCCAAGTCGATGAAAATGACCCTGCTGTCCTGCGAGGTGGATGCTCGTGTCGGAGGCAAGTACCGATTGGTATTCGACCACGGTGGCCCCGAGCCTGCCGCGTTTTTCGGCACGTATGTCGAAGTGAAGCCGTATTCGCGCCTGGCGTGGACCAATGAGGAAGGCGAGGCCGGGCCTGTCACCACGGTGACCTTCGAGGAAAAGGGCGGCAAGACGCTGGTGGTCCTGCATGAGAACTATCCTTCGAAGGAAGCGCTCGACGCTGCCGGCACCGGAGCAGCCGATGCAATGGGCGAGACGTTCGATCAGCTGGACGAGCTTCTCGTCGCCTTGGGTGAGAGCTCGGGGCAGTAA